In the Haloferula helveola genome, one interval contains:
- a CDS encoding type I phosphomannose isomerase catalytic subunit → MSAISFTPLYMQRVWGGRTLESEYGRRLPDGAPYGESWEIVDREDEQSVVADGPLAGKTLHELWTGHRGEIFGDGLPESPRFPLLIKVLDARDDLSIQVHPPAAIAPALGGEPKTEMWYIAQAEPGAKLYAGLKAGVTRGDFETALGDGTVADAVHAIEPTAGESIFIPSGRLHAIGAGFLIHEIQQNSDTTYRVFDWNRMGLDGQPRELHVESSLRSIDFNDYEPGMDEANGTVLAECEYFRVEKLDLSDGESFGNAKADRFSIFSVAEGQVAEADGRTFTKGDFFLLPVGSDQLRSQGTSTILRTTIPT, encoded by the coding sequence ATGTCAGCGATCTCCTTCACCCCTCTCTACATGCAGCGCGTCTGGGGCGGCCGGACTTTGGAAAGCGAGTATGGCCGCCGTTTGCCCGACGGGGCACCCTATGGCGAGTCGTGGGAAATCGTGGATCGCGAAGACGAGCAATCGGTCGTCGCCGACGGACCGCTGGCCGGAAAGACCCTACACGAGCTCTGGACCGGACACCGCGGGGAAATCTTCGGCGACGGACTGCCGGAGTCGCCCCGTTTTCCGCTGCTCATCAAAGTCCTCGACGCCCGCGACGACCTCTCGATCCAGGTCCACCCGCCGGCCGCGATCGCCCCGGCGCTCGGCGGCGAGCCGAAGACCGAGATGTGGTACATCGCGCAAGCCGAGCCCGGCGCCAAACTCTACGCCGGCCTGAAGGCCGGAGTGACACGCGGCGACTTCGAGACGGCCCTCGGAGACGGCACGGTGGCGGATGCGGTTCATGCGATCGAACCGACCGCCGGCGAATCGATTTTCATTCCCTCCGGCCGCCTCCATGCGATTGGCGCCGGATTCCTGATCCACGAGATCCAGCAGAACTCGGATACGACTTACCGGGTGTTCGACTGGAACCGGATGGGCCTCGATGGCCAGCCGCGCGAGCTGCACGTCGAGTCGTCGCTGCGCAGCATCGACTTCAACGACTACGAACCCGGCATGGACGAAGCGAACGGCACGGTGCTGGCGGAGTGCGAATACTTCCGGGTCGAAAAGCTCGACCTCTCGGATGGCGAATCGTTCGGCAACGCCAAGGCCGACCGTTTCTCCATCTTCTCCGTCGCCGAGGGTCAGGTTGCGGAGGCGGACGGTAGGACGTTCACAAAGGGGGACTTCTTCCTCCTGCCGGTCGGCTCGGATCAGCTCCGCTCTCAGGGCACTTCCACCATCCTCCGCACCACCATCCCCACCTGA
- a CDS encoding mechanosensitive ion channel domain-containing protein — translation MAAIALAGLVFSGFCFAQDAPPADSELSDAIGAKREALESSDLDDSFKQPAVDKLDEAEGRLKDAQDYSARAEALREATPGLPAEAERLKAELQQVPDSPEAIAEGSVSELRDRYETERAAVAELEAELSEAERKLVDLKARPVEVGTRLPLASAELSRTDAKLSALGDPAAESLVESADRLLLQAEKAALQAETEMLEQEQVGQAMREEVADLEKQLLEAQLANRRSTVVALEEKLKSQLEGEVNELRKLVDEIAADAADADPEIRQLASELPGLVDRLESTADEISDTGEKLDDSRRKLEKLRREDQRLRREVQLGGLEGAFSQVLLDQRRRLPDRRGLDYDLRLLEEEISEAQLAGFRIDDLMAEQRQLEETWEGNREAEPVLRMRGELLDRLGRSQRALIQDLARLGADEKAYRDLTVEFSEFLSEQLFWRRSSKPIGRDFFVDLPGSVGWVFGADRWRSLGESLMSIPSRHPVATVGICLVLIGLVGFRPKLRASIEHSAKRIRRISTDRLVHTLRALLDSLLLAAPVPIALGFLFWALSSEPKADDWVRGIGAWCHWASFTLMWILTLRELSRPGGVGRVHFGWEKEAAEILHKMLGRFALLYLPALLLASLTVFEEDSRYFDSIGRLGFIASQIGITAIFLKMFRPSTGVFAAVVKERPDRLLSKWSGIWYALVVAVPATLAILAALGYALTGMILSEVFQASLRWLGAGVVLYGVLLRWFLIKERRIALSEAIQERKERREAAEKPPEGGEETVTVDDEEIEPKLDEVARQTRRLLRSLIGIGVLVAIWYTVSNALPVDQAAGEIAVAGSLDWLGVMQAILIVLVTFTVVKNLPGLLDLGGMRESGMAPGTRYAVATLCQYALAAIGIFLVVQALEIDGARFGWIAAALSVGLGFGLQEIVANFVCGIIILFERPVRVGDVVTVGEVTGTISRIRMRATTITNWDRQEFVVPNKDFITGSLINWTLSSPVNRLTIEVGVAYGSDTTRAREILTEVATNHPVVLADPAPLITFDQFADSTLNLAMRIYLPNMDNRLKTRTEIHEEIDRRFKEAGIEIAFPQRDLHIRSVPNEMIRGRATEESPEIGDQEQNS, via the coding sequence TTGGCGGCGATCGCCCTGGCGGGTTTGGTTTTTTCGGGGTTTTGTTTTGCCCAGGACGCCCCGCCGGCGGATTCGGAGCTCTCCGATGCCATCGGTGCGAAGCGCGAGGCGCTTGAATCGTCGGATCTCGACGACAGCTTCAAGCAACCGGCCGTCGACAAGCTCGACGAGGCCGAGGGTCGTCTCAAGGACGCGCAGGATTACTCCGCCCGGGCCGAAGCCCTGAGAGAGGCGACGCCGGGTCTGCCCGCGGAAGCCGAGCGGCTGAAGGCCGAGCTTCAACAGGTGCCGGATTCGCCGGAGGCGATTGCCGAGGGCTCGGTTTCCGAACTGCGGGACCGCTATGAGACCGAGCGGGCCGCGGTGGCGGAATTGGAGGCGGAACTCAGCGAGGCGGAGCGGAAGCTGGTCGATCTCAAGGCCCGGCCGGTCGAAGTCGGCACCCGGCTGCCGCTCGCCAGTGCGGAGTTGTCGAGGACCGACGCCAAGCTCTCTGCCTTGGGTGATCCCGCTGCCGAGAGTCTCGTGGAGTCGGCGGACCGCCTTCTCCTCCAGGCCGAAAAGGCCGCCTTGCAGGCGGAGACCGAGATGTTGGAGCAGGAGCAGGTCGGGCAGGCGATGCGGGAGGAGGTCGCGGACTTGGAAAAGCAGCTGCTCGAAGCTCAACTCGCGAACCGCAGGTCCACCGTGGTGGCCCTCGAAGAAAAGCTGAAGTCGCAGCTTGAGGGTGAGGTCAACGAGTTGCGGAAGCTGGTCGATGAGATCGCCGCAGACGCCGCGGATGCCGACCCGGAAATCCGCCAGCTCGCCTCGGAACTGCCGGGTCTCGTGGATCGGCTGGAATCGACGGCGGACGAGATTTCCGACACCGGCGAGAAGCTGGACGACAGTCGGCGGAAACTTGAGAAGCTCCGGCGCGAGGACCAACGGCTGAGGCGCGAGGTGCAGCTCGGCGGTCTGGAGGGAGCATTCTCCCAGGTGCTGCTCGACCAGCGCCGACGCCTGCCGGACCGTCGGGGACTCGACTACGACCTCCGGTTGCTGGAGGAGGAGATCAGCGAGGCGCAGCTCGCCGGGTTCCGCATCGACGACCTGATGGCCGAGCAGCGGCAGCTTGAGGAGACTTGGGAAGGCAATCGGGAAGCCGAGCCGGTGCTGCGGATGCGGGGCGAGCTGTTGGATCGGTTGGGTCGGAGCCAGCGGGCGCTGATTCAGGACCTCGCGCGGCTCGGTGCCGACGAGAAGGCCTACCGCGATCTGACGGTCGAGTTCTCCGAGTTCCTCTCCGAGCAGCTGTTTTGGCGAAGAAGCTCCAAGCCGATCGGGCGCGATTTCTTCGTCGATCTGCCCGGGTCCGTTGGCTGGGTGTTCGGGGCGGACCGGTGGCGGTCGCTGGGAGAATCGCTGATGTCGATCCCTTCGAGGCATCCGGTCGCGACGGTGGGCATCTGCCTGGTCCTGATCGGTCTCGTCGGCTTCCGTCCGAAGCTTCGGGCATCGATCGAGCACAGCGCCAAACGCATCCGCCGGATTTCGACCGACCGCCTGGTCCACACGCTTCGCGCACTGCTGGACAGCCTCCTGTTGGCGGCGCCCGTTCCGATCGCCTTGGGGTTTCTCTTCTGGGCTCTCTCAAGCGAACCCAAGGCGGATGACTGGGTTCGTGGGATCGGAGCCTGGTGCCATTGGGCTTCCTTCACACTGATGTGGATCCTGACCCTCCGTGAGCTGTCCCGGCCCGGCGGGGTCGGCCGGGTCCACTTCGGTTGGGAAAAAGAGGCTGCCGAGATCCTTCACAAGATGCTCGGCCGGTTCGCGCTGCTCTACTTGCCGGCGCTACTGCTCGCGAGCCTTACCGTCTTTGAGGAAGACTCGCGGTATTTCGACAGCATCGGCCGACTCGGTTTCATCGCTTCGCAGATCGGCATCACGGCGATCTTCCTGAAGATGTTCCGGCCCTCGACCGGGGTGTTCGCCGCCGTGGTGAAGGAGCGCCCGGACCGGTTGCTGTCGAAATGGAGCGGCATCTGGTATGCGCTCGTGGTCGCCGTGCCGGCGACGTTGGCGATCCTCGCCGCTCTCGGTTACGCGCTGACGGGGATGATTCTGAGCGAGGTGTTTCAAGCTTCGCTTCGCTGGTTGGGCGCCGGAGTCGTTCTCTACGGGGTTCTCTTGAGATGGTTCCTGATCAAGGAACGGCGGATCGCGCTGAGCGAGGCGATCCAAGAGCGGAAAGAGCGCCGGGAGGCGGCCGAGAAGCCTCCGGAGGGCGGGGAGGAGACGGTCACGGTGGATGATGAGGAGATTGAGCCGAAGCTCGACGAGGTCGCACGCCAGACCCGGCGCTTGCTCCGCTCGCTCATCGGCATCGGAGTGCTGGTCGCGATTTGGTACACGGTCAGCAATGCGCTGCCGGTCGATCAGGCGGCGGGGGAGATTGCGGTCGCGGGCAGTCTGGATTGGCTCGGCGTGATGCAGGCGATCCTCATCGTTTTGGTGACATTCACCGTGGTCAAGAATCTGCCGGGACTCCTCGATCTCGGCGGCATGCGTGAGTCGGGCATGGCGCCCGGCACTCGCTATGCGGTCGCGACCCTTTGCCAATATGCCCTCGCCGCGATCGGCATCTTCCTCGTCGTGCAGGCACTGGAGATCGATGGCGCGCGCTTCGGCTGGATCGCCGCCGCCCTGAGTGTCGGGCTCGGTTTCGGTCTGCAGGAAATCGTCGCGAACTTTGTCTGCGGCATCATCATTCTGTTCGAGCGCCCGGTGCGCGTCGGGGACGTCGTGACGGTCGGCGAGGTCACCGGCACGATTTCCCGGATCCGCATGCGGGCGACGACGATCACCAACTGGGACCGTCAGGAATTCGTCGTCCCGAACAAGGACTTCATCACCGGTTCGCTGATCAACTGGACGCTCTCCAGCCCGGTCAACCGACTGACGATCGAGGTCGGGGTGGCCTACGGCAGCGACACCACCAGGGCCCGCGAGATTCTGACCGAAGTGGCCACCAACCATCCGGTGGTGCTCGCGGATCCGGCGCCGCTGATCACTTTCGACCAGTTCGCCGACAGCACGCTGAACCTTGCGATGCGAATCTATCTGCCGAATATGGACAACCGCCTGAAGACCCGCACCGAGATCCACGAGGAGATCGACCGACGCTTCAAGGAGGCCGGAATCGAGATCGCCTTCCCGCAGCGCGATCTGCACATCCGGAGCGTCCCGAACGAGATGATCCGGGGCCGGGCGACCGAAGAATCCCCTGAAATCGGGGATCAGGAGCAGAATTCCTAG
- a CDS encoding transposase has protein sequence MPSLWRRLTATQRAEVLRYRQKLQRPWHRPPHFEQGCIHYHLTAACYNHQPIIGATPERMAEFSESLLEALPTHPAAWCVLPNHYHLLIRTDDLKAAIKSLTRLHGRTSYEWNGKDSQRGRKIWHGVSDRGMRSAGHFWATLNYIHHNSVHHGYAEQWTEWPFSSAGSFLDEIGRDAAAELWRTHPILSYGQGWDDSDL, from the coding sequence ATGCCCTCCCTCTGGCGCCGCCTCACTGCCACCCAACGCGCCGAGGTCTTGCGCTACCGCCAAAAGCTGCAGCGTCCATGGCACCGCCCGCCTCATTTCGAGCAAGGCTGCATCCACTACCATCTCACGGCGGCCTGCTACAACCACCAGCCGATCATCGGTGCCACTCCCGAGCGAATGGCGGAGTTCAGCGAGAGCCTCTTGGAAGCGCTTCCCACCCACCCCGCCGCGTGGTGCGTCCTCCCCAACCACTACCATCTGTTAATCCGAACGGACGACCTGAAGGCCGCCATCAAGTCTCTGACACGACTCCACGGACGCACCTCATACGAGTGGAACGGCAAAGATAGCCAACGTGGCCGCAAGATCTGGCACGGCGTCTCGGACCGGGGAATGCGGAGCGCCGGGCACTTCTGGGCGACGCTGAACTACATCCATCACAATTCGGTCCATCACGGCTACGCCGAGCAGTGGACCGAATGGCCGTTCTCCAGCGCCGGTAGCTTTCTCGATGAAATCGGCCGCGACGCAGCGGCAGAGCTCTGGCGAACCCACCCGATCCTCAGCTACGGCCAAGGCTGGGACGACTCGGACCTTTGA
- a CDS encoding vWA domain-containing protein, whose amino-acid sequence MWIKFAMTGPLALTGLLMVSCEKSNTVTVAREEAFESPLVVSKAAKGSNDREPIPNTTPPGSKMDPSSNAYIIFDGSGSMTGSPIAEARRAVTSFIQGAPDDLNIGLFVFDRNNLAGAELVPLGRGDDQRAELKKKIAGVQAGGSTPLGAAIKAGTKSLIDQFQKQLRYGDIRLIVVTDGQASDGSAFNQSIVMARDYHVPIYTIGFRIRNEHPLRRYSENYMTAQDEQELLDAMKETLAELDDSADL is encoded by the coding sequence ATGTGGATCAAATTCGCCATGACCGGACCGCTGGCCCTCACCGGCCTGCTGATGGTCTCCTGTGAGAAATCGAACACCGTGACGGTCGCCCGCGAGGAGGCCTTCGAAAGCCCGCTCGTCGTGAGCAAGGCGGCCAAGGGTTCGAACGACCGCGAGCCCATTCCGAACACGACTCCTCCCGGATCGAAGATGGACCCGAGCTCGAATGCCTACATCATCTTCGACGGCAGCGGCAGCATGACCGGCTCGCCGATCGCGGAAGCGAGGCGCGCGGTGACTTCCTTCATCCAAGGGGCACCCGACGACCTCAACATCGGGCTGTTCGTCTTCGACCGCAACAACCTCGCCGGAGCCGAACTGGTTCCGCTCGGGCGCGGCGACGATCAACGCGCCGAACTGAAGAAGAAGATCGCCGGCGTCCAGGCCGGCGGCAGCACCCCGCTCGGGGCCGCGATCAAGGCCGGCACCAAGTCGCTGATCGACCAGTTCCAGAAACAGCTCCGCTACGGCGACATCCGGCTGATCGTCGTGACCGACGGCCAGGCCAGTGACGGGTCCGCTTTCAACCAATCGATCGTCATGGCCCGCGACTACCACGTGCCGATCTACACCATCGGCTTCCGCATCCGCAACGAGCACCCGCTGCGCCGCTACTCGGAGAACTACATGACCGCCCAGGACGAGCAGGAGCTGCTCGACGCCATGAAGGAAACCCTCGCCGAGCTGGACGACAGCGCCGACCTCTAA
- a CDS encoding phosphate ABC transporter substrate-binding/OmpA family protein, translating into MNNASKLAILLFTVCAVIAGAWFAIKPFFKKHQEEEARKKAEQFEREISDAKVNSTLKIAGDGYLGYFFASSIQTKKEAVRQGLGIEWIDDGAAVSERVDKLAKGEYDIIAIPAAEYLIHGRRNNFPGVITVAIARSNGGDGIVALKDALPNGDVADLNDASLKWVYTGESPSQFLVDITVKDLDFFNLKAADEAAGGKRADWRVPVGSSEEVYERSMNAKGDVFVMWEPDISRALAKNPNLEYVWGSDKFAGYIVDYFVVNKRTLAQREDDVLRYFKAYFRAFDHYRRNAEERVTDMARWADIDRDAVKKIVDENKIDWLDLHDNCLQQFGVETSGNAITAKEGVIDTILSCADVLADTGRLGASEVRDPYRLINKRVLEALKNTAPRALGQNGSGEIDFEPLSDTQWDRLKEVAKLQVRPIRFRNGTEFEVGAAEEIDKVAKLLDVNYPNYRVVIRGHTGGSDSEENRKLSALRAEVVMKRLVLVHGFDEDRLRIEGAGSSEPPPVRPGENPRSRAYRGRVPRVEAILLERGGL; encoded by the coding sequence ATGAACAACGCCTCCAAGCTCGCCATCCTGCTCTTCACCGTCTGCGCGGTGATCGCGGGCGCGTGGTTCGCCATCAAGCCGTTCTTCAAGAAGCATCAGGAGGAAGAGGCACGGAAGAAGGCCGAGCAGTTCGAGCGCGAGATCTCGGACGCCAAGGTGAACTCGACCCTGAAGATCGCCGGCGACGGCTACCTCGGCTATTTCTTCGCCTCGTCGATCCAGACGAAGAAGGAAGCCGTCCGCCAGGGACTCGGCATCGAATGGATCGATGACGGCGCCGCGGTCTCCGAGCGCGTCGACAAGCTGGCCAAGGGCGAATACGACATCATCGCGATCCCCGCCGCCGAGTATCTGATCCACGGACGCCGCAACAACTTCCCGGGCGTGATCACGGTGGCAATCGCCCGCTCGAACGGCGGCGACGGGATCGTCGCACTCAAGGACGCGCTGCCGAACGGCGACGTCGCCGACCTCAACGACGCGTCGCTGAAGTGGGTCTACACCGGCGAAAGCCCGAGCCAGTTCCTGGTGGACATCACGGTCAAGGACCTCGACTTCTTCAACCTCAAGGCGGCTGACGAAGCCGCGGGTGGCAAGCGCGCCGACTGGCGCGTGCCGGTCGGTTCGTCGGAGGAAGTCTACGAGCGCTCGATGAATGCCAAGGGCGACGTCTTCGTGATGTGGGAGCCCGACATCTCCCGCGCCCTGGCGAAGAACCCGAACCTCGAATACGTCTGGGGCTCGGACAAGTTCGCCGGCTACATCGTCGACTACTTCGTCGTCAACAAGCGCACGCTCGCCCAGCGCGAGGACGACGTGCTGCGCTACTTCAAGGCCTACTTCCGCGCCTTCGACCACTACCGCCGCAACGCCGAGGAGCGCGTGACCGACATGGCGCGCTGGGCCGACATCGACCGCGACGCGGTGAAGAAGATCGTCGACGAGAACAAGATCGACTGGCTCGACCTGCACGACAACTGCCTGCAGCAGTTCGGCGTCGAAACCTCCGGCAACGCGATCACCGCGAAGGAAGGCGTGATCGACACCATTCTCTCCTGCGCCGATGTCCTCGCCGACACCGGCCGGCTCGGTGCTTCCGAAGTCCGCGATCCCTACCGCCTGATCAACAAGCGCGTGCTGGAGGCACTGAAGAACACCGCACCCCGCGCGCTCGGTCAGAACGGCTCCGGCGAGATCGACTTCGAACCGCTTTCCGACACCCAGTGGGACCGACTCAAGGAAGTCGCGAAGCTGCAGGTGCGGCCGATCCGATTCCGCAACGGCACCGAGTTCGAGGTTGGAGCGGCCGAGGAGATCGACAAGGTCGCCAAGCTGCTCGACGTGAACTACCCGAACTACCGCGTGGTGATCCGCGGCCACACCGGCGGCTCCGACAGCGAGGAGAACCGCAAGCTGTCCGCCCTCCGCGCCGAGGTCGTGATGAAGCGCCTCGTGCTGGTCCACGGCTTCGACGAGGACCGGCTCCGCATCGAAGGCGCCGGCTCGTCCGAGCCGCCCCCCGTCCGCCCCGGAGAAAACCCACGCTCGCGCGCCTACCGCGGCCGCGTGCCACGTGTCGAAGCCATCCTGCTCGAGCGGGGCGGCCTGTAG
- a CDS encoding ABC transporter ATP-binding protein has protein sequence METPETTNPERKVVVEVRDVEVTYRSKPKLKLDEGKPKLERDEFTVFRDLDLTIREHEFTTIVGPSGCGKSTIFRLILGSQFPTKGTVHVDGEPVRNVTPKTGIVYQRYSLFPHLTVADNIALGPLLQQTGPFESLVRSIGPRYRRVRRESRAEAFDLLGRIGLSRNDGDKYPHELSGGMRQRVAIAQATIMKPKVLMMDEPFGALDHSTREDMQLFILEQAEKNGLTVIFVTHDLDEALFLGTRVIGISQYYAADSAEDGVGSKIVTDRDLTAALGGAHPRPTTSIDTPEFRELRRKVHHDVLDPDHRQHISEFDHDHQDSNGKH, from the coding sequence ATGGAAACGCCCGAAACCACGAACCCGGAACGCAAGGTGGTCGTCGAGGTCCGCGACGTCGAGGTGACCTACCGCTCGAAGCCGAAGCTGAAGCTGGACGAAGGGAAGCCGAAGCTCGAGCGGGATGAATTCACCGTTTTCCGCGATCTCGACCTGACGATCCGCGAACACGAGTTCACGACGATCGTCGGCCCGAGCGGCTGCGGTAAGTCGACCATCTTCCGCCTGATCCTCGGTTCGCAGTTTCCGACCAAAGGCACGGTGCACGTCGATGGCGAACCGGTGCGCAACGTCACGCCGAAAACCGGCATCGTTTATCAGCGCTACTCGCTCTTCCCCCACCTGACGGTCGCCGACAACATCGCGCTCGGTCCGCTGCTCCAGCAAACCGGACCGTTCGAATCGCTCGTCCGAAGCATTGGCCCACGCTACCGCCGAGTCCGACGCGAGTCGCGCGCCGAGGCGTTCGACCTGCTCGGCCGGATCGGCCTCAGCAGGAATGATGGCGACAAGTATCCCCACGAGCTCTCCGGCGGCATGCGCCAGCGCGTCGCGATCGCGCAGGCGACGATCATGAAGCCGAAGGTGCTGATGATGGACGAGCCTTTCGGCGCGCTCGACCACAGCACGCGCGAGGACATGCAGCTCTTCATTCTCGAGCAGGCGGAGAAGAACGGCCTGACCGTGATTTTCGTCACGCACGACCTCGACGAGGCGTTGTTCCTCGGCACGCGGGTGATCGGGATTTCGCAGTACTATGCCGCCGATAGCGCGGAAGACGGCGTCGGCTCGAAGATCGTGACCGACCGCGACCTCACGGCCGCGCTCGGCGGAGCCCACCCGCGGCCGACGACCTCGATCGACACGCCCGAATTCCGCGAGCTGCGCCGCAAGGTGCACCACGACGTGCTCGACCCCGATCATCGTCAGCACATCTCGGAATTCGACCACGACCATCAGGACAGCAACGGGAAGCACTGA
- a CDS encoding ABC transporter permease, whose product MTFLRTDARIPWFGKLALTLLPVLLLCFTYVRKSSELAETDRAKLMPTVGKLVDAAKKVALPIPAPERESERRKELRLERQFLIYKDTLASFKRMGWALAVILLAVPIGVMMGSYPWAESLGKTIMIILSMIPALALLSILFLTLGTGEVAKVALIVLGVFPMVCLDTYLRARSLPRQQFFKAQSLGSCETELPWRVVFPQIWPDVLNTIRLNLGVMAVLMIAGESISAEAGIGYRIFIKFYRTTAMDSTIVYVIWLTLLMFLLDFAISQWIKHRYKWLEGR is encoded by the coding sequence ATGACCTTCCTCCGCACCGATGCCCGGATTCCCTGGTTCGGAAAGCTCGCGCTGACGTTGCTTCCGGTCCTGCTCCTGTGCTTCACCTACGTACGGAAGTCGTCTGAACTGGCGGAGACCGATCGCGCCAAGCTGATGCCGACCGTCGGCAAGCTGGTCGACGCGGCGAAGAAGGTCGCGCTGCCGATCCCCGCGCCGGAGCGCGAAAGCGAGCGCCGCAAGGAGCTGCGGCTCGAACGCCAGTTCCTGATCTACAAGGACACGCTCGCCAGCTTCAAACGCATGGGCTGGGCGCTGGCGGTTATCCTGCTCGCGGTTCCGATCGGCGTGATGATGGGCAGCTACCCGTGGGCCGAGTCGCTCGGCAAAACGATCATGATCATCCTGAGCATGATCCCCGCGCTGGCGCTGCTATCGATCCTGTTCCTGACCTTGGGAACCGGCGAGGTCGCCAAGGTCGCCCTGATCGTGCTCGGGGTTTTCCCGATGGTCTGCCTCGACACCTACCTGCGCGCCCGCTCGCTGCCGCGACAGCAGTTCTTCAAGGCCCAGAGCCTCGGCTCATGTGAAACCGAACTGCCGTGGCGGGTCGTGTTTCCCCAAATCTGGCCGGACGTGCTCAACACCATCCGCCTCAACCTCGGCGTGATGGCGGTGCTGATGATCGCCGGCGAATCGATCTCCGCGGAAGCCGGCATCGGCTATCGCATCTTCATCAAGTTCTACCGGACCACCGCGATGGACTCGACCATCGTCTACGTGATCTGGCTCACCCTGCTGATGTTCCTGCTCGATTTCGCGATCAGCCAGTGGATCAAGCATCGCTACAAATGGTTGGAGGGCCGCTGA